The following DNA comes from Pseudomonas sp. Tri1.
GGCGTTGTCGTGCATGATCGCCTTATCGGCAATTTGCTCCGGGGTGAGGATGTACGGGCTCTTGCGCGCTTCGGCGGAGATGATGGCCTTGGCGTTGACCGGGCCGTTGAAGATGTCTTCGGCCATCTTGCCCTGCACCAGCGGGTCGAGGGAGTGGTCGATGAAGGCGTAGGCCAGATCAGTGTCACCCGGGCGGTTTTTCGGCATGACCGAGAGCATCAGGTCGGTGTAGAACCCCTCCTTCATGCCAAACGTCGCCCCCAGGCCGTAGGCCGGGTCGCGGATCTGCTTGGGGAAAAACGCCGGCGCGTACAAGCCCCCCATGTCCAGGGAACCGGTACGGAACAGCTCGGCGATCTGGTTCGGGTTTTCCCCCAGGGTCACCACCCGGTCCTTGAGCTCGGCGAGTTTCTTGAAGCCGGGTTCGATATTGTGTTCGTCACCACCGGCCAGCTTGGCGGCGATGATGATCAGGTCCATGGCCTCGGTCCAGTTCGGCGGCGGCAGGAAAATGTTCGGGGCCAGGTCCGCGTCCCACAGTGCGGCGTAGCTGTCCGGCGCCTGTTTCAAGGTTCGGGTGCTGTAGACCAGACTGTTGCACCACAGCAGGTAACCGATGCCATGGCCACCAGCGCCCGTGCGATATTGCGCCGGCACATCGGCCAGGTTGGGAATGCGGTTGAGGTCAGGCTTTTCCAGCAACCCGGCGACGGCCAGGCCCTCGGCGCCGACGCCAGCCAGGGTGATGATGTCGTACTGCGGCCGGTCGCCACCGGCCTTGAGCTTGGCCACCATTTCCGAAGTACTGCCGGTGCGGTCGGCAATGACCTTGGCCCCGGTCTTGGCCTCGAAGGTTGCCGCGATATTGCGCAACGCCGCCAGCCCGGTGTCGTCGGACCACGTGAGCAGGCGTAGGGTCTTGCCGACGAACCGCGTGTCACTGGCCCGGGCGCTGATGAAGGGCACGCTCATGGCGGCCGCCGCTACCGAAACCACACTTGCAGTCTTGATGAATTGACGTCTGTTCAGATCATGCTCGCCCATGGAGGACTCCCTTTATTCTTTTAAGTATGAGGTGGGTAAAAACCGCTGCGCCCGCACCGTTCGACATCGAGCAAAGCCCCGTACTGCTTGGGCTCTGCCGCCGCCTGCGGCCATCCTGGGGTTGTGCAAAATCCCTGACTATCGAAAAAAACTCATTGAAGCCATGTTCCTGGCGCATGCCTTTTTTCGAGGCATGCGTGACCTGATAACGCGCCGTCAGACCGCCCGGATCACATGCTTGATTTCCTGAAACGCCGCCAATCCCCAAGGCCCCAATTCGCGGCCAAGGCTGCTCTGCTTGTAACCACCCCAAGCTGCCTGGGGGAAAATCACCTGGGGGGCGTTGATCCACACCAACCCTGCCTGTAAGGCGTTGGCCACCTGTTCGGCAGCCGTCGTATCACGGCTGACCACACTGGCCACCAGGCCGAAACGGCTGTCGTTGGCCAGGGCGATGGCCTGCGCCTGGGTGCTGAAACGGCGTACGCACAGCACGGGTCCGAAGATCTCCTCGCACCACAACGCACTGTCCAGGGGCACATCGGTGAAGACGGTCGGCTGTAAAAAAAAGCCGCGCGGCAGATGCGCGGGCCGCTGTCCACCACACACCAGCGTCGCCCCGGCGCTCAAGCCACGGTCGATATGCCCCAGCACGCGCTGGTATTGCGCCTGGTTGACCAACGCGCCCATCTCCACGTCCGCGTCGAACGGGTCGGCCACGCGGATCGCCTCGGCGCGGGTCTTGAGCCGCTGCAGGAACTCATCGGCCAGTTCATCGGCGACCAGTACGCGGCTGGTGGCCGAACACATCTGCCCGGCATTGAAAAAACCGCCGCCGCAGGCCAGTTCCACCGCCAGGTCCAAGTCGGCATCGGCCAGCACCAGCAAGGACGATTTACCGCCCAATTCCAGGCTTACGCCCTTGACCGTTTCCGCCGCCCGCTGCATCACCTGCACACCCACCGCATTGCTGCCGGTGAAGGAAATCTTCGCTACACGCGGGTCCGCCGCCAGCGGCGCTCCGACAGCCAGGCCGGTGCCACAGACCAGATTGAACACCCCGTGGGGCAAGCCGCATTCGGCGATGATCGACGCCAGCGCAAGCTCCGGCAGCGGCGTGACTTCCGAGGGTTTGAGCACCACACAGCAGCCGGCAGCCAGGGCCGGGGCGAGTTTCCAGGCGGTGGTGACCATCGGGAAATTCCACGGCACGATCAAGCCGACCACACCGCAGGGCTCGCGGCGCAGACGTGCGCTGAAATCAGCGCTGGGCAATGCCAGCGGATTGTCTTGCCGAACGTCCAAGCCTTCGGCCAGTTCGGCGTAATACTCGAACGTGGCAACCACATCGTCGACATCGATGGCCGCTTCGAACAGCGGTTTGCCATTGTTGCTCGATTGCAGGTGCATCAACCGCTCACGCGCCTCCCGCACGCCGGCGGCGATACGGCGCAGAAGCGCACCGCGCTCGCGGCCAGAAGTGTTCGACCACGGGCCGAAAGCCTGGGTAGCGGCCTCCAAGGCCTGATCGACGGCGTGTTCATCGCCGCCATAAACAGTGGTCAGCAGTGCCTCGGTCGCCGGATTGATCACCCGTAGCGGTTGGTCACCTGCGGACCATTGGCCGTTGATGTACAGCCCGTCTTGCGTTGTGAGCACACTCATTTCGACACCTCAGCCATCCAGCGTGCCTGATCGATTTCGATCAGCGTCGGCCCCTGCCGGTCGCAAGCGGCGAGCAACGCGGCGTACAGTTGCGCCACGCCGTCGATGGTTTCGGCCGCGCAGCCCAAGGCCTTGGCGACACCAATGAAATCCGGGGTGTAGATGTCCACACCCACCGGTTCGATGGCGCGATTGACCATGTATTTCTTGATCTCTTCGTAACCCTGGTTATTCCACAGCAGCACGATCACCGGGGTCCGCGCTTCCACCGCGCAGGCCAACTCCGGCAGGGTGAACTGCAAGCCGCCGTCGCCGATCAGGCACACCACCGGCGGGCGACCGTGCCCCAGGTCCTTGCCCCGAGCCAGGCGCCGATGGCCGCCGGCAACGCATAGCCGAGGGTGCCGTAGCCGGTCGACGAATTGAACCAGCGACGTGGCTGTTCCGGGTTGAAGGTCAGGTTGCCGGTGTACACCGGTTGGGTGGAGTCGCCGACGAATACCGCGTCGGGCAGCGCCTGCAAAACGGTGTCGAGAAATAGCGTCTGAGCGCGAGCCGCAGCGTCCCAGCTCCCTGCCAGATCGGCCCGCAACCGCGCAGCGCGCGCCGGCCCCCAATCGCCGCAGCGCTCGGCCAAGGGGTGCGCGTTCAACCCGTCGAGCAGGGCCCGGGCAGCCGTACGTGCATCGGCCACCAGGGCCAAGCGCGGTGAATAGTTGCGCACGGTCTGGTCCGGGTCGATGTCGATACGCAGCAACGCACCTGGGATCTCGAAGCCGCCGGCAAAGGTAATGTCATAGTCGGTTTCGGCCAGTTCGGTGCCGATGGCCAGCACCACATCCGCCTCGGCCACCAACGCCCGGGTGGCGACCAGGCTCTGGGTCGAGCCGATCAGCAAAGGATGTCGGGATGGCAACAGCCCCTTGGCATTGATGGTCAACGCTACCGGCGCGCCGAGGCGTTCGGCCAGTTCGCTCAATTCGACCGCCGCGTCAAGGGCGCCGCCACCGGCCAGGATCAAGGGCCGCTTGGCCGATGCCAGCATGGCCGTCATTTGCTCCACGGCATTGGGTGCAGCGCCAGCGCGGCTGATGTTCACCGGCACGCTGGCGAGCAAGGCATCGGCGTCCTCGACCAAAACGTCCAACGGAATTTCGATGTGTACTGGCCGCGCACGCCCAGCCTGGAACAAGGCAAAAGCCCGGGCCAGCACGGCGGGTAATTCAGCGGCGGACATCAGCGTGTGGGAAAACGCCGCCACCCCGCTTACCAATGCACTCTGGTTCGGCAGTTCATGCAACTTGCCGCGTCCTCCACCCAACTGGCTGCGCGACTGCACACTGGAGATCACCAGCATCGGGATCGAATCGGCATAGGCCTGGCCCATGGCGGTGGTGATGTTGGTCATGCCGGGGCCGGTGATGATGAAACACACGCCGGGCTTGCCGCTGACCCGGGCATAACCGTCGGCCATGAAGCCTGCGCCCTGTTCATGACGCGGGGTCACATGGCGGATACTGGAACGGGCCAGCCCGCGGTACAACTCGACGGTGTGCACGCCAGGGATGCCGAACACCTGCTCCACGCCATAGCCTTCGAGTAACTTGACCAATACTTCGCCGCACGTTGCCATTGCCACTGCCCTTTTTCTTGTCTTGGACGGGGCCCCGCGCAATGCGCTGCGAGCCCTTTTTATCTTTGGTAATGGCGTTATTGGAACGGTCCGACCATAGCGGCAACAATGGATAAAAAGTCATACTAGCCATGTCTTCACGTCATGGCTTGGATCCGAAATGAAACGACTTCCCCCACTGCCGGCGTTGCACACGTTTCTGATCACGGCCCAATGCTGCAACTTCACCCGGGCCGCCGAACAGCTGCACATTACCCAGGGCGCGGTGAGCCGGCAGATCGCCGGGCTGGAAGATCACTTGGGTTATGCACTGTTCCAGCGCCAGGCCCGCGGACTGAGCCTGACCGCCGAGGGCCAGGCGTGGCTGCCTCGGGTGCAGCAGGTGTTCAGCCTGATCGGCGAGGCGGTGGAGCAGATCGGCGAAAAGCGTCAGAGCCTGCAACTCAAGGCCCCGACCTGCGTGATGCGCTGGTTGCTGCCACGCCTGCTGCAATGGCAGAAGGAACGCCCGGACGTGCCGGTGGAACTGACTACCACGGCCAGGCACGGCGTGGACTTCCAGCGCGAAGCCTTCGACGCCGCAGTGATCTATGGCCCGCCACCCGACGCCTCACTGGGGTGCCTGCACCTGTTCGACGAACAACTGACGCCCGTGTGTTCCCGCCCGGTCCTGGAGGGCGCCGTGCCGCTGCGTGAACCCGCCGACCTGCAACAACACCTGCTGTTGCACCCCACCCGTGACGAGCGCGACTGGAACGCCTGGCTGGAGGTTGCCGACGTGCACTTGAGCAATCTCAACAAAGGCCAGCATTTCGAAACCCTGGACCTGGCAATGTCCATGGCGTCCCAGGGCACGGGCGTGGCGATTGGCGACTGGTCGCTGATCGGCGACGACCTGAGCGCAGGGCGGCTGGTGATGCCGTTCGAGCTGAAGGTCAAGACCGGCTTGGGCTATCACCTGGTGTACCCGCGCAAACCCCAGGCCTCGGCGCAATTGCAGGAATTGATGGAGTGGTTGGTGGAGCAGGCTCAGGCGCGGTAGAGGCAGGGATCTCGATCGTTCCTACGCCCCGCGTGGGAATGCTGCCAGGGACGCTCCGCGTTCCGCTTCTGGAAGGTGACGCAGCGCGTCAAGGGATGCGTTCCCACGCAGAGCGTGGGAACGATCAAATCAGAGCAAATTCGGCGCCTGCACCGGTTCGATCTGCGCCCAATGCGAGGTGTCTTCGCGGTGCTGCTTCAGATAGGGCAACACCGCCCCCAGCAACGGCGCCTTGAACGCATCCTGGAAACGATGGGCCAGGCCCGGGATCAACTTCAACTGGCTGCCTTGGATATGCGCCGCCAGATGCACCCCATGCATCACCGGCAGCAGCGGGTCAGCAGTGCCGTGAACGACCAGGGTCGGTACCCGCAGCTGGTTGAGCAACGCCACCCGGCTCGGCTCAGCCATGATTGCCATGATCTGGCGCTTCACGCCCTCAGGGTTGAAAGCCCGGTCATAGGCCAGTGCCGCCTGATGCAGCAGCGCCTGACGGTCGTCGACCACCATCGGGCTGCCCAGGGCGGCCAGCAGGTCGGCCTGCTGTTCAAGGGCCATCTCGCGATTCGGCGCACCGCGCCGGGACAACAGTTGCACCAGTCTTTCGCTGGGTGCGGGCAGGCCGGCGGCGCTGGAGCTGGTCATGATCAAGGTCAGGCTTTCGACCCGCTCGGGCGCCATGGCCGCCATGTGCTGGGCGATCATCCCGCCCATGCTGGCCCCCAATATGTGGAAGCTTTGCACGTGCAAGGCGTCCATCAGCCCCAACCCGTCGTCAGCCATGTCGGTCAAGGTATAAGGCGCGGCCACGGGTAAGCCGAGCTTGTAGCGCAAGGCTTCGAAGGTCAGGTTGGCGCTGCCGGGCGCCTGGCGCCAGGTGGACAAGCCGACATCGCGGTTGTCGTAGCGGATCACCCGGAAACCTTGCTCGCACAGGGCAACCACCACCTCATCCGGCCAATGGATCAATTGCCCGCCAAGCCCCATCACCAGCAGCAACGCCGGATCCGAGGCACGACCAATGCTCTGGTACGCCAGGCTGACCTGATCCAGATCGACCCGTTGGGTCGCAACGTTGACGTCACACCGAGAAGCCGCCATCGACGGCAGGCCGAACAACAACGCGGCCAGGAAAATGAATACACGCATGAAGAAACACCGAAACGCAGAACCCCAGTAGAGCGCGAGTCTGATGAAGTTTGTTCAAGCGCGCTGCCACAGTTACGTGACAGTTTGATGAAGATTGCCG
Coding sequences within:
- a CDS encoding extracellular solute-binding protein, which translates into the protein MGEHDLNRRQFIKTASVVSVAAAAMSVPFISARASDTRFVGKTLRLLTWSDDTGLAALRNIAATFEAKTGAKVIADRTGSTSEMVAKLKAGGDRPQYDIITLAGVGAEGLAVAGLLEKPDLNRIPNLADVPAQYRTGAGGHGIGYLLWCNSLVYSTRTLKQAPDSYAALWDADLAPNIFLPPPNWTEAMDLIIIAAKLAGGDEHNIEPGFKKLAELKDRVVTLGENPNQIAELFRTGSLDMGGLYAPAFFPKQIRDPAYGLGATFGMKEGFYTDLMLSVMPKNRPGDTDLAYAFIDHSLDPLVQGKMAEDIFNGPVNAKAIISAEARKSPYILTPEQIADKAIMHDNAFLATVHDQWIRRYTEIFSS
- a CDS encoding aldehyde dehydrogenase family protein, giving the protein MSVLTTQDGLYINGQWSAGDQPLRVINPATEALLTTVYGGDEHAVDQALEAATQAFGPWSNTSGRERGALLRRIAAGVREARERLMHLQSSNNGKPLFEAAIDVDDVVATFEYYAELAEGLDVRQDNPLALPSADFSARLRREPCGVVGLIVPWNFPMVTTAWKLAPALAAGCCVVLKPSEVTPLPELALASIIAECGLPHGVFNLVCGTGLAVGAPLAADPRVAKISFTGSNAVGVQVMQRAAETVKGVSLELGGKSSLLVLADADLDLAVELACGGGFFNAGQMCSATSRVLVADELADEFLQRLKTRAEAIRVADPFDADVEMGALVNQAQYQRVLGHIDRGLSAGATLVCGGQRPAHLPRGFFLQPTVFTDVPLDSALWCEEIFGPVLCVRRFSTQAQAIALANDSRFGLVASVVSRDTTAAEQVANALQAGLVWINAPQVIFPQAAWGGYKQSSLGRELGPWGLAAFQEIKHVIRAV
- a CDS encoding LysR substrate-binding domain-containing protein codes for the protein MKRLPPLPALHTFLITAQCCNFTRAAEQLHITQGAVSRQIAGLEDHLGYALFQRQARGLSLTAEGQAWLPRVQQVFSLIGEAVEQIGEKRQSLQLKAPTCVMRWLLPRLLQWQKERPDVPVELTTTARHGVDFQREAFDAAVIYGPPPDASLGCLHLFDEQLTPVCSRPVLEGAVPLREPADLQQHLLLHPTRDERDWNAWLEVADVHLSNLNKGQHFETLDLAMSMASQGTGVAIGDWSLIGDDLSAGRLVMPFELKVKTGLGYHLVYPRKPQASAQLQELMEWLVEQAQAR
- a CDS encoding alpha/beta hydrolase, which translates into the protein MRVFIFLAALLFGLPSMAASRCDVNVATQRVDLDQVSLAYQSIGRASDPALLLVMGLGGQLIHWPDEVVVALCEQGFRVIRYDNRDVGLSTWRQAPGSANLTFEALRYKLGLPVAAPYTLTDMADDGLGLMDALHVQSFHILGASMGGMIAQHMAAMAPERVESLTLIMTSSSAAGLPAPSERLVQLLSRRGAPNREMALEQQADLLAALGSPMVVDDRQALLHQAALAYDRAFNPEGVKRQIMAIMAEPSRVALLNQLRVPTLVVHGTADPLLPVMHGVHLAAHIQGSQLKLIPGLAHRFQDAFKAPLLGAVLPYLKQHREDTSHWAQIEPVQAPNLL